A window of Corallococcus macrosporus DSM 14697 contains these coding sequences:
- a CDS encoding acyltransferase family protein, giving the protein MRALAILWVILFHVFQLIGVFMDRGEFERLFLAVEADPLRGWVLRGDHGVDLFFVLSGYLITRILMHEQEQTGRVRIPTFYWRRFLRLMPAYAAVLLLYVASRAPNYQNAWANVLYLNNFLPVSEQAVIWSWSLAIEEQFYLVFPFFWLAVGQRRHAVWAMVGLLLLGVGIEHALVVRHGFTMPFTIDPVMQGEAGQRYFDSIYDKPYTRYTPILAGVLVAYLLGRTRVAERLQAAPVLAHGVLALALGTLGALLAPRTFSGEWGPVESTLYLTLYRSLFGVSVAALLLLIQAKAGGGQVLGRFLAWRALRPVAQLSYAAYLVHPLVIFGLYGSMPFGDAASVSLLELSAMSLGLTLLVSLVLHVFIERPLMRLRPA; this is encoded by the coding sequence TTGAGGGCGCTGGCCATCCTCTGGGTCATCCTGTTTCACGTGTTCCAGCTCATCGGAGTCTTCATGGACCGCGGCGAGTTCGAGCGCCTGTTCCTCGCGGTGGAGGCGGACCCGCTGCGCGGCTGGGTGCTCCGAGGAGACCATGGGGTGGACCTGTTCTTCGTGCTCAGCGGCTACCTCATCACCCGCATCCTGATGCACGAGCAGGAGCAGACGGGGCGCGTGCGCATCCCCACCTTCTACTGGCGACGGTTCCTGCGGTTGATGCCGGCCTACGCGGCCGTGCTCCTGCTGTACGTGGCCAGCCGCGCGCCCAACTACCAGAACGCCTGGGCCAACGTGCTCTACCTCAACAACTTCCTGCCGGTGTCGGAGCAGGCGGTCATCTGGTCCTGGTCGCTGGCCATCGAGGAGCAGTTCTACCTGGTGTTCCCCTTCTTCTGGCTGGCGGTGGGCCAGCGCCGGCACGCGGTCTGGGCCATGGTGGGGCTGCTGCTGTTGGGGGTGGGCATCGAGCATGCCCTGGTGGTGCGGCATGGCTTCACCATGCCGTTCACCATCGACCCGGTGATGCAGGGGGAGGCGGGGCAGCGGTATTTCGACAGCATCTATGACAAGCCGTACACCCGCTACACGCCCATCCTCGCGGGAGTGCTGGTGGCCTACCTGCTGGGCAGGACGCGGGTGGCGGAGCGGCTCCAGGCGGCGCCGGTGCTGGCCCATGGCGTCCTGGCGCTGGCCCTGGGGACCCTGGGGGCCCTGCTGGCGCCCCGGACGTTCTCGGGGGAGTGGGGGCCGGTGGAGAGCACGCTGTACCTGACGCTGTACCGGTCGCTGTTCGGGGTGAGCGTGGCGGCGCTGCTGCTGCTGATTCAGGCGAAGGCGGGCGGGGGGCAGGTGCTGGGCCGCTTCCTGGCGTGGCGGGCGCTGCGGCCCGTCGCGCAGCTGTCCTATGCGGCGTACCTGGTGCACCCGCTCGTCATCTTCGGCCTGTACGGGTCGATGCCCTTCGGCGACGCGGCCAGCGTGTCATTGCTCGAGCTGAGCGCGATGTCACTGGGACTGACGTTGTTGGTGTCGCTGGTGCTGCATGTCTTCATCGAGAGGCCGCTGATGCGCTTGCGGCCCGCGTGA
- a CDS encoding Coq4 family protein, which produces MLKKVINTVKFLRVFVTLIRDPTRLDLVLDLGDDMDGEDPLDTVPLLRKRPEVVRLFAEPLKHIRVDLPALKTLPPGTLGRVFADQMEAWGLKTEDAYHTPVAPTNTAKFRIHMEQTHDLWHILTGFGTDVKGEIGLQAFYIAQLWTPLSFALVSVGFLHTLFYRLNEGQALVSEVARGWLLGKRSRPLFGVDWNELWGVPLDEVRRRFNLDVDAAHAAVPPGDPGDLPQPKAA; this is translated from the coding sequence ATGCTCAAGAAGGTCATCAACACAGTGAAGTTCCTGCGGGTATTCGTCACGCTCATCCGCGACCCCACGCGGTTGGACCTGGTGCTGGACCTGGGGGACGACATGGATGGGGAGGATCCGCTGGACACGGTGCCGCTGCTGCGCAAGCGACCGGAGGTGGTGCGGCTCTTCGCCGAGCCGCTCAAGCACATCCGGGTGGACCTCCCGGCGCTGAAGACGCTCCCCCCCGGAACGCTGGGCCGGGTGTTCGCGGACCAGATGGAGGCGTGGGGCCTGAAGACGGAGGACGCGTACCACACGCCGGTGGCCCCCACGAATACGGCCAAGTTCCGCATCCACATGGAGCAGACGCATGACCTGTGGCACATCCTCACGGGGTTCGGGACGGACGTGAAGGGTGAGATTGGCTTGCAGGCCTTCTACATCGCGCAGCTCTGGACGCCGCTGAGCTTCGCGCTGGTGAGCGTGGGGTTCCTGCACACGCTGTTCTACCGGCTCAACGAGGGGCAGGCGCTGGTGTCGGAGGTGGCGCGGGGGTGGCTGCTCGGCAAGCGGAGCCGGCCCCTGTTCGGCGTGGACTGGAACGAGCTGTGGGGCGTGCCGCTGGACGAGGTGCGCCGGCGGTTCAACCTGGACGTGGACGCGGCCCACGCGGCGGTGCCCCCCGGGGACCCCGGGGACCTGCCGCAGCCCAAGGCGGCGTGA
- a CDS encoding dihydrofolate reductase family protein, producing MRPLRYSINVTLDGCCDHRAIPADEALHRYTAEILARADALLFGRVTYEMMEAAWRQPAGTGAMPEVTDPFVRFIDAAKKYVVSSTLERVDWNAELVRGDLKEAVQRLKQQPGKGLYVGGMKLPLALAELGLIDEYEFVVHPMLAGHGPTLFAGLSKYVDLKLVGRQELASGAVALRYAPRR from the coding sequence ATGCGACCCCTTCGGTACTCCATCAACGTGACCTTGGACGGCTGCTGCGATCATCGCGCGATTCCCGCGGACGAAGCGTTGCATCGTTACACGGCGGAAATCCTCGCGCGGGCCGATGCCCTCCTCTTTGGCCGGGTGACCTACGAGATGATGGAGGCCGCGTGGCGGCAGCCGGCAGGCACGGGCGCGATGCCCGAGGTGACGGACCCCTTCGTCCGGTTCATCGACGCGGCGAAGAAGTACGTCGTGTCCAGCACCCTGGAGCGGGTTGATTGGAACGCGGAGCTGGTGCGCGGGGATTTGAAGGAGGCTGTTCAACGACTCAAGCAGCAGCCGGGGAAGGGACTGTACGTGGGCGGCATGAAGCTCCCGCTGGCGTTGGCGGAGCTGGGGTTGATCGACGAGTACGAGTTCGTGGTGCATCCCATGCTGGCGGGCCACGGTCCGACGTTGTTCGCGGGGCTGTCGAAGTATGTCGACTTGAAGCTCGTGGGCCGACAGGAGCTCGCCTCGGGGGCGGTGGCCCTGCGGTATGCGCCGCGCAGGTAG
- a CDS encoding TolC family protein, producing MKRFIVWGVLGTLAAGSAGAQQTEAPPRERLTREPKRSEATSAEHPGQASSGLLLLAQGQSGAPPGHPPGAQRQPEAAPPERITLEQALSLLEARSPWAAAERSRIDVAAADRVEAGLLPNPSFSYGTQLLAAGVNTGSSVVHELSLEQPLLVFGQRGVRRELAERNVSAEQARVKASLAERALAVREAFAALLTNQEELRVLEETAVDLGRVEKVVKGRAAAGDSSRYDVERIEVESRALEVEVLNARASVADASGRLAALLGIEGWRPRAQGSLRITESLPDLPLLWESAQQRRPSLVAARARQAVARGGLDVARRERLPVPSVAAGVMLTRNEKSTIALVGVGLPLPLFDRNQGAIARASAELRAEARALEAELAEARAELTRAHAVLEGRKGALARLEHDVVERLPTVRRMAEDAYREGRGNILELLDAFRSLKDMRVLHLKQQETVKLAEASVLFAAGLDTAE from the coding sequence ATGAAGCGGTTCATCGTATGGGGCGTCCTGGGCACGTTGGCGGCCGGGAGCGCCGGAGCGCAGCAGACCGAGGCGCCTCCGCGGGAGCGGCTGACGCGGGAGCCGAAGCGGTCCGAAGCCACGTCGGCGGAGCATCCCGGGCAGGCGTCGTCGGGCCTGCTGCTGTTGGCGCAGGGGCAGTCGGGTGCGCCGCCGGGCCATCCGCCGGGAGCGCAGCGGCAACCCGAGGCCGCGCCGCCGGAGCGCATCACGTTGGAGCAGGCGCTGTCGCTGCTGGAGGCGCGCAGCCCCTGGGCCGCGGCGGAGCGCTCGCGCATCGACGTGGCGGCGGCGGACCGCGTCGAAGCGGGCCTCCTGCCGAACCCTTCGTTCAGCTACGGCACGCAGCTGCTGGCCGCGGGGGTGAACACCGGCTCCTCGGTGGTGCACGAGCTGTCGCTGGAGCAGCCGCTGCTCGTCTTCGGGCAGCGCGGCGTGCGTCGCGAGCTGGCGGAGCGCAACGTGTCCGCCGAGCAGGCGCGGGTGAAGGCCTCCCTGGCGGAGCGGGCGCTGGCGGTGCGCGAGGCCTTCGCGGCGCTGCTGACGAACCAGGAGGAGCTGCGCGTGCTGGAGGAGACGGCGGTGGACCTGGGGCGCGTGGAGAAGGTGGTGAAGGGCCGCGCGGCGGCGGGTGACTCCAGCCGGTACGACGTGGAGCGCATCGAGGTGGAGAGCCGCGCGCTGGAGGTGGAGGTGCTGAACGCGCGCGCCAGCGTGGCGGACGCCTCGGGCCGGCTGGCCGCGCTGCTCGGCATCGAGGGGTGGCGCCCGAGGGCGCAGGGCTCGCTGCGCATCACCGAGTCCCTGCCTGACCTGCCGCTCCTGTGGGAGTCCGCCCAGCAGCGCCGGCCATCGCTGGTGGCGGCGCGGGCGCGGCAGGCGGTGGCGCGCGGCGGCCTGGACGTGGCGCGCCGGGAGCGGCTGCCGGTGCCGTCGGTGGCGGCGGGCGTCATGCTCACGCGGAACGAGAAGAGCACCATCGCGCTGGTGGGCGTGGGCCTGCCGCTGCCCCTGTTCGACCGGAACCAGGGCGCCATCGCCCGGGCGTCCGCGGAGCTGCGGGCCGAGGCGCGCGCGCTGGAGGCGGAGCTGGCCGAGGCCCGCGCGGAGCTGACGCGGGCGCACGCGGTCCTGGAGGGACGCAAGGGCGCGCTGGCGCGTCTGGAGCACGACGTGGTGGAGCGCCTGCCCACGGTGCGCCGGATGGCGGAGGACGCCTACCGCGAGGGCCGCGGCAACATCCTGGAGCTGTTGGACGCGTTCCGTTCGCTCAAGGACATGCGGGTGCTTCACCTGAAGCAGCAGGAGACGGTGAAGCTCGCGGAGGCGTCCGTGCTCTTCGCGGCGGGGTTGGACACGGCGGAGTGA